A portion of the Granulosicoccus antarcticus IMCC3135 genome contains these proteins:
- a CDS encoding histone deacetylase family protein, with the protein MKAIFDERQLAHSPQKYISNGVASTCPEQPARADALYAGAMAAGCTFDTPSDHGMQPIAGVHSPEYLVFLETIHKLWKQNPDAPDEILSSVRPDRRTASYPSSALGLAGYHQTDMSCPINSHTWESAYWSAQTALSAADLVLEGEHQAYALCRPPGHHAFSDLAGGFCFLNNSAIAADYLLGKGLKPAILDVDVHHGNGTQGIFYERDDVLTVSIHGDPSGFYPFYWGHAHERGEGRGRGYNLNLPLPMGSSDAVFLDALTTALQRIKAFGADIIVVALGLDAHEADPFQALKVTSGGFAQIGAAIAAAGLPVLFVQEGGYLQPELGGNLTSFLNGAQEQGNQ; encoded by the coding sequence GTGAAAGCAATATTTGATGAACGACAGCTAGCGCACAGCCCCCAGAAGTACATATCGAACGGGGTGGCGTCAACATGCCCGGAGCAGCCCGCACGGGCTGATGCCTTGTATGCGGGTGCGATGGCGGCGGGTTGTACCTTCGACACGCCCAGTGATCATGGCATGCAGCCGATTGCCGGTGTGCATTCACCTGAATATCTGGTGTTTCTGGAAACCATTCACAAGCTATGGAAGCAGAATCCGGATGCGCCCGATGAGATCCTGTCCAGTGTTCGCCCCGATCGGCGTACCGCCTCCTATCCCAGCTCCGCATTGGGACTGGCGGGCTACCATCAGACAGACATGTCCTGTCCCATCAACAGCCATACCTGGGAATCGGCCTACTGGTCTGCACAAACAGCACTGAGCGCGGCGGACCTGGTTCTGGAGGGCGAACATCAGGCCTACGCTCTGTGTCGTCCGCCGGGCCATCATGCATTTAGTGATCTGGCGGGAGGGTTCTGCTTTCTGAATAACTCCGCCATTGCCGCTGATTATCTACTGGGCAAGGGCTTGAAACCTGCCATTCTGGATGTTGATGTGCATCATGGCAATGGCACCCAGGGCATCTTCTATGAGCGTGATGATGTGCTGACCGTATCCATACATGGAGACCCTTCCGGTTTCTATCCGTTTTATTGGGGGCATGCACATGAGCGAGGAGAAGGCCGTGGCCGAGGCTATAACCTTAACCTTCCATTGCCCATGGGTAGTAGCGATGCGGTCTTTCTGGACGCACTGACAACCGCGCTACAACGTATCAAGGCCTTTGGTGCCGATATCATTGTGGTTGCCCTCGGGCTCGATGCCCATGAAGCCGACCCTTTCCAGGCACTCAAGGTGACGAGCGGTGGTTTTGCCCAGATCGGAGCTGCCATTGCCGCCGCCGGCTTGCCGGTGTTATTTGTTCAGGAAGGTGGCTATCTGCAGCCGGAGCTGGGAGGCAATCTGACCAGTTTTCTGAATGGCGCGCAGGAACAAGGTAATCAGTAA
- a CDS encoding ABC transporter ATP-binding protein gives MSILSINNLTLALPVNADRKHAIEDVSFTLDAGEILCIVGESGSGKSMSVNAIMGLLPEGVLPVAGTAQFDGVDLLSLDETALLKIRGKSISMIFQEPLSALNPLMRVGAQIEEVFEAHGVLSRAQRTARAIELLSDVGIPEPLMTSRAYPFQLSGGQRQRVMIAMALALEPKILIADEPTTALDVTTQAQILQLIEDLRQKHKMGVIFITHDIGVVADIADRVIVMQAGKIVESGERDEVLLHPQHPYTQALIAAVPRMASAVSGTESAETEQMKREPILEVRQLCKTFSSSSGGIFGKKRIVKAVQDVEFSLYAGETIGIVGESGSGKSSVGRCLVRLLDPTSGSVLLNGVDIASLSGEALRASRRRMQMIFQDPYSSLNPRARVDRILTEGLLAYGTPRATAIAKAKQLLNLVGLDESALNRFPHEFSGGQRQRIGIARALAFEPDIVIADEAVSALDVSVQAQVLELLGDLKKRLNLSMIFITHDLRVAAQICDRVVVMQNGTIVETGLASEVLHAPVSPYTRSLLDAIPGQLYEQALHDMKQNRNIRESNI, from the coding sequence ATGAGCATTCTCAGCATCAACAACCTGACCTTGGCATTGCCGGTGAATGCTGATCGCAAACACGCGATTGAGGATGTCTCTTTCACGCTGGATGCCGGTGAGATTCTGTGCATTGTGGGTGAGAGTGGTTCGGGCAAGTCCATGTCCGTCAATGCCATCATGGGCTTGTTGCCCGAAGGGGTTTTACCAGTTGCAGGTACAGCCCAGTTTGATGGTGTGGATCTGCTCAGCCTTGATGAGACAGCCTTGCTCAAGATCAGAGGCAAGTCGATTTCCATGATTTTTCAGGAACCTCTCAGTGCCCTGAACCCTCTGATGCGGGTGGGTGCTCAGATAGAGGAAGTCTTCGAGGCTCATGGCGTCTTGAGCCGTGCCCAACGCACCGCAAGGGCCATCGAACTGTTGAGTGATGTCGGTATACCCGAACCACTGATGACCTCGCGTGCCTATCCGTTTCAACTATCAGGCGGTCAGCGTCAACGAGTCATGATTGCCATGGCACTGGCTCTGGAGCCCAAGATACTGATTGCCGATGAACCGACCACGGCGCTGGATGTCACCACTCAAGCGCAGATTCTGCAATTGATTGAAGACTTGCGACAGAAGCACAAGATGGGCGTGATATTCATCACCCATGATATCGGTGTGGTGGCCGATATTGCCGATCGGGTCATCGTGATGCAGGCCGGCAAGATTGTCGAAAGTGGTGAGAGGGATGAAGTACTGCTGCATCCGCAACATCCTTATACCCAGGCGTTGATTGCCGCGGTTCCCAGAATGGCATCTGCGGTGTCCGGTACCGAGTCTGCTGAAACAGAACAGATGAAGAGAGAACCGATCCTGGAAGTCAGGCAGCTGTGCAAGACGTTCAGCTCATCCAGCGGTGGCATTTTTGGAAAGAAGCGCATCGTCAAGGCTGTACAAGATGTCGAGTTCTCCCTGTATGCAGGGGAGACTATCGGTATCGTTGGCGAAAGTGGTTCAGGCAAGTCCTCAGTAGGGCGATGTCTGGTCCGGCTGCTGGATCCTACATCGGGCAGCGTGCTGTTGAACGGTGTTGATATAGCCAGCCTGTCAGGGGAGGCGCTCAGGGCCAGCAGACGACGTATGCAGATGATTTTTCAGGATCCATACTCGTCGCTTAATCCGCGTGCCAGGGTTGACAGAATTCTCACTGAAGGCTTGCTGGCCTATGGCACGCCGCGCGCAACGGCGATTGCCAAGGCAAAGCAATTGCTGAATCTGGTCGGGCTGGATGAATCTGCGCTCAATCGTTTTCCACATGAGTTCTCGGGTGGGCAGCGTCAACGTATCGGTATCGCACGAGCTCTGGCGTTTGAGCCTGATATTGTGATTGCCGATGAGGCGGTATCCGCTCTGGATGTCTCGGTTCAGGCGCAGGTGCTGGAGTTGCTCGGGGATCTGAAAAAACGTCTCAATCTGTCCATGATTTTCATAACCCACGATCTGCGGGTAGCCGCGCAGATCTGCGATCGAGTCGTGGTGATGCAAAATGGCACAATCGTCGAGACTGGATTGGCAAGTGAGGTGCTGCATGCGCCTGTTTCACCCTACACACGCAGCCTGCTGGATGCCATTCCGGGCCAGCTCTATGAGCAGGCGCTGCACGATATGAAGCAAAACAGGAATATTCGTGAAAGCAATATTTGA
- a CDS encoding ABC transporter permease, with amino-acid sequence MFRFIAGRLFKSVIILFAILVLNFFLIHAAPGDPAAIMAGEAGAADEKFLTDLREQFGLDKPLMVQLGTYVWGAMHLDLGFSYRQQMPVSELIWSRLPATLLLTLSAFSLSIVLGVLAGVKASARQGTWVDTIISTVALLFYATPLFWVALMASLLFSVGLGWLPGFGYETIGAGYTGLRRALDIGTHLILPASTLGLFFTAVYMRMTRASMLEVSRLDFVKTARAKGLAMKLIQRRHILRNALLPVITLAGLQAGQVVGGAVLTETVFAWPGIGRLMFEAINQRDYNVILGVFFVCAAMVLLFNLITDILYGLVDPRISVIS; translated from the coding sequence ATGTTCAGATTCATAGCGGGCCGGCTATTCAAGTCGGTGATCATATTGTTTGCCATTCTGGTGCTCAACTTTTTCCTGATACATGCAGCACCGGGTGATCCGGCGGCGATCATGGCGGGAGAGGCGGGCGCTGCAGATGAGAAATTTCTGACAGATCTGCGCGAGCAGTTCGGTCTTGACAAGCCGCTGATGGTGCAACTGGGAACCTATGTCTGGGGTGCCATGCACCTGGACCTGGGATTCTCCTATCGTCAGCAGATGCCTGTCTCGGAATTGATCTGGAGCCGACTGCCAGCCACCTTGCTGTTGACGCTATCGGCGTTCAGTCTGTCCATTGTTCTGGGCGTGCTGGCAGGTGTCAAGGCATCAGCAAGGCAGGGAACCTGGGTCGATACCATTATCTCCACAGTTGCGTTATTGTTTTATGCAACGCCGCTGTTCTGGGTTGCCCTGATGGCCTCCTTGCTGTTCTCTGTGGGGTTGGGATGGTTGCCGGGATTCGGTTATGAGACCATCGGTGCAGGTTATACCGGTCTGCGCCGGGCTCTGGATATAGGCACGCACCTGATTCTACCTGCCAGCACCTTGGGTCTGTTTTTCACCGCTGTCTATATGCGTATGACGCGGGCTTCAATGCTGGAGGTATCAAGGCTGGATTTTGTGAAAACAGCACGAGCCAAGGGCTTGGCCATGAAGCTGATTCAACGGCGGCACATATTGCGCAACGCTCTTCTGCCCGTCATCACGCTGGCCGGACTGCAAGCCGGTCAGGTGGTGGGTGGTGCGGTTCTGACAGAAACGGTCTTTGCATGGCCGGGTATCGGCCGACTGATGTTCGAGGCCATCAATCAGCGTGACTACAATGTGATTCTTGGCGTCTTCTTCGTGTGTGCCGCCATGGTGCTGCTGTTCAATCTGATTACCGACATCCTCTATGGTCTGGTTGATCCCAGAATCAGTGTGATTTCTTGA
- the fmdA gene encoding formamidase, whose translation MTDTLIKVDLNSSPYENENVHNRWHPDIPMATWVKPGDDFILETYDWTGGYIQNNDSADDVRDVDLSTVHFLSGPIGVKGAEPGDLLVVELLDIGAKEESMWGFNGFFSKTNGGGFLTDHFPSAQKSIWDFEGMFTKSRHVPGVRYAGLIHPGLIGCLPDPSLLSTWNERELGLIATDPDRVPPLANPPYAQTAHMGKLTGDAKAKAAAEGARTVPPREHGGNCDIKDLSRGSKIYFPVYVEGGGLSVGDLHFSQGDGEITFCGAIEMAGWVHMKVSVLKGGMKTYGVKNPLFKPSPITPNYQDYIIFEGISVDESGKQHYLDVNVAYRQACLNAIEYMKKFGYSGAQAYSILGTAPVQGHISGVVDIPNSCATLWLPTEIFDFDINPSAAGPVVQDFGGVSMPLSLDKS comes from the coding sequence ATGACTGACACTCTTATCAAGGTCGACTTGAACAGTTCTCCCTATGAAAACGAGAATGTTCACAATCGCTGGCACCCGGACATTCCGATGGCCACCTGGGTCAAGCCAGGCGATGATTTCATACTGGAAACCTATGACTGGACTGGCGGGTATATCCAGAACAACGACAGTGCTGATGACGTACGCGACGTTGATTTGAGTACGGTTCACTTTCTGAGCGGTCCGATTGGTGTCAAGGGGGCGGAGCCGGGTGATCTTCTGGTTGTGGAATTACTGGATATCGGTGCAAAAGAGGAAAGCATGTGGGGCTTCAATGGCTTCTTTTCAAAGACCAATGGGGGTGGCTTTCTGACTGATCATTTTCCTTCAGCGCAAAAATCCATCTGGGATTTTGAAGGCATGTTTACCAAGTCTCGTCATGTACCCGGCGTTCGATACGCGGGTCTGATTCACCCCGGACTGATTGGCTGTTTGCCTGATCCGTCATTGTTGTCCACATGGAACGAGCGTGAGCTGGGACTGATTGCAACGGACCCCGATCGAGTACCACCGCTGGCCAACCCGCCGTATGCACAAACAGCTCATATGGGAAAACTTACCGGGGATGCCAAGGCGAAAGCGGCGGCTGAGGGGGCCCGTACCGTGCCCCCCAGGGAGCATGGTGGCAACTGTGATATCAAGGATCTTTCACGTGGCTCAAAGATCTATTTTCCTGTCTATGTTGAAGGCGGTGGGCTGTCGGTTGGGGATTTGCATTTCAGTCAGGGCGATGGCGAAATTACCTTCTGCGGTGCGATCGAGATGGCAGGATGGGTACACATGAAAGTATCAGTACTCAAGGGTGGCATGAAGACTTATGGTGTCAAGAACCCACTTTTTAAACCCAGTCCGATTACTCCCAATTATCAGGATTACATAATATTTGAAGGAATTTCAGTTGACGAATCAGGCAAGCAGCACTATCTGGATGTAAATGTTGCCTACCGGCAGGCGTGTCTGAATGCGATTGAGTACATGAAGAAGTTCGGCTACAGCGGCGCTCAGGCCTACTCAATACTGGGTACCGCACCTGTGCAAGGGCATATCAGTGGGGTCGTGGATATTCCCAATTCTTGCGCAACCTTGTGGTTGCCTACGGAGATCTTTGATTTCGATATCAACCCCAGTGCTGCGGGGCCGGTGGTTCAGGACTTTGGTGGCGTGTCCATGCCTCTGTCACTTGACAAAAGCTGA
- a CDS encoding ABC transporter substrate-binding protein — translation MKYSIGKTVLLSLGLLCSGASIAETPQSGGTLNAVVQPEPPGLMLGILQNGPTQNVAGQIYEGLLRYDENLDAMPSLAKEWSISDDGLTYTFHLEEGVKWHDGEPFTSADVVFSIDVFLPETNTRLRNNMQRLESITAPDDNTVVFKLSAPFGPFLGVFEAGSAPIIPKHIYEGTDFKNNPANNTPIGTGPFKFDKWEKGSYIHLVKNEEYYLEGKPYLDDIYYHIIPDAASRSIAYETGKVDLLPGGSIENFDVERLLAMDNTCSSDKGWEFFGPLSWLWMNNASGPLADVRIRQAVSLAIDREFALNALWNGVGKVASGPVSSSTRFYDSNLPELAYDPDKARQLLKDAGYDGETLRLLPLPYGETWQRWAEAVKQNLSEVGINVELIATDAGGWNQKLAERDYDLAFTYLYQYGDPDLGVSRTYISTNAEPGSPWNNVSGYINEEVDALFAEASAAGDAEQRQELYSKVQAKLVEEAPVAWLLELSFPTIYRCSVQNPINTATGVNDGMRDAWIKQ, via the coding sequence GTGAAATATTCCATTGGTAAAACAGTCTTGCTCAGTCTTGGCCTCTTGTGTAGCGGTGCCAGCATAGCCGAGACCCCGCAAAGTGGCGGAACCCTGAATGCCGTCGTACAGCCTGAGCCGCCGGGCCTGATGCTGGGCATTTTGCAAAATGGGCCCACGCAGAACGTGGCGGGTCAGATATACGAAGGACTTTTGCGTTACGACGAAAACCTCGATGCGATGCCTAGCCTGGCAAAGGAGTGGTCCATCTCTGATGATGGGCTAACCTATACTTTTCACTTGGAAGAAGGCGTCAAGTGGCATGATGGAGAACCGTTTACATCAGCCGATGTTGTCTTTTCGATTGATGTTTTTCTACCTGAAACCAATACACGTCTGCGTAACAATATGCAGCGTCTGGAGAGCATAACCGCACCGGATGACAACACCGTCGTATTCAAATTGTCGGCACCCTTCGGGCCTTTTCTAGGGGTCTTTGAAGCAGGTTCAGCTCCCATCATTCCGAAACACATCTACGAAGGCACTGACTTCAAGAACAATCCCGCCAACAATACGCCCATAGGAACCGGGCCTTTCAAATTCGATAAGTGGGAGAAGGGTAGCTACATCCACCTGGTCAAGAACGAAGAATACTATCTTGAAGGCAAGCCTTATCTGGATGATATCTACTACCACATCATTCCCGATGCCGCCTCGCGTTCCATCGCCTATGAGACGGGCAAGGTTGATTTATTGCCCGGTGGCTCAATCGAGAATTTTGATGTAGAGCGCCTGCTGGCGATGGACAATACCTGTAGTTCTGACAAGGGCTGGGAGTTCTTTGGTCCCTTGTCCTGGTTGTGGATGAACAATGCGAGTGGCCCTCTGGCAGATGTACGAATCCGCCAGGCTGTCTCGCTTGCCATTGATCGTGAGTTTGCACTGAACGCATTGTGGAATGGTGTCGGCAAAGTAGCCAGTGGTCCGGTATCCTCATCCACACGCTTTTATGATTCAAACCTGCCAGAGTTGGCTTATGATCCCGACAAGGCGCGTCAGTTACTGAAAGATGCCGGTTATGACGGTGAGACACTACGTTTGTTGCCATTGCCCTATGGAGAAACCTGGCAGCGTTGGGCCGAGGCTGTCAAACAGAATCTGAGTGAAGTCGGTATCAATGTCGAACTGATAGCGACCGATGCGGGCGGCTGGAACCAGAAACTGGCAGAGCGTGATTATGATCTGGCCTTCACCTATCTGTACCAGTACGGTGACCCTGATCTGGGTGTATCACGAACCTATATTTCTACCAATGCAGAGCCCGGCTCTCCGTGGAACAATGTCTCGGGTTATATCAACGAGGAAGTTGATGCCTTGTTTGCAGAAGCCTCGGCAGCGGGTGATGCCGAACAGCGTCAAGAGCTGTACTCCAAAGTGCAGGCAAAACTGGTAGAAGAGGCCCCTGTTGCCTGGTTGCTGGAGCTCAGCTTTCCAACCATCTACCGCTGCTCTGTCCAGAACCCGATCAATACCGCAACGGGTGTGAATGACGGTATGCGTGACGCCTGGATCAAACAGTAG
- a CDS encoding LysR family transcriptional regulator, producing MMKEVDPEIASRFVRELDWNLLRTFVVIAESDNITHAAQTLNLRQPSVSAALKRLEQVVGKQLVVRNPNEFRLTDTGQLLYREALDIRGSILRLGTILRDVEDKIRGHVTLAMASHVISPIINEVLTEFYEMCPEASISIDIMASKLVQAKVYEQSVSFGVCLVRNQNPKMKYQRLFREYFGLFCGQTHPLFGKQNLTKGDLRGYTSVSFVTDQMNDALRPVTLMRAEAELSDRVFGTSAHLEEIRRMIVSGLGVGPLPLHVARADVDSGILWRLPPYDDPPAIDVTLAWNPNARKNRAEMIVHELFLKKVASMPFSERDYFV from the coding sequence ATGATGAAGGAAGTTGATCCCGAGATAGCCAGCCGCTTCGTACGGGAACTGGACTGGAACCTGTTGCGAACCTTTGTGGTCATTGCCGAATCGGACAACATTACCCATGCGGCGCAGACGCTGAACTTGCGCCAACCTTCCGTATCCGCGGCCTTGAAAAGGCTCGAACAGGTTGTCGGCAAGCAGCTGGTGGTCAGAAACCCCAATGAATTCCGACTCACCGATACCGGCCAGCTCCTGTATCGAGAAGCGCTGGATATTCGTGGCTCCATTCTGCGACTGGGCACGATTTTGCGAGATGTGGAAGACAAGATTCGCGGGCATGTCACGCTTGCCATGGCCAGCCATGTCATCTCACCTATCATCAATGAGGTGCTTACTGAGTTCTATGAGATGTGCCCAGAGGCCTCAATCAGTATCGACATCATGGCCAGCAAACTGGTGCAGGCCAAGGTCTATGAGCAAAGTGTTTCGTTCGGTGTCTGCCTGGTCAGAAACCAGAATCCGAAGATGAAATATCAGCGTTTGTTCAGAGAGTATTTTGGTCTGTTCTGTGGGCAGACTCATCCGTTATTCGGCAAGCAGAACCTGACCAAAGGCGATCTTCGTGGCTACACCAGCGTCAGCTTTGTTACTGACCAGATGAACGATGCCCTGCGCCCGGTAACGCTGATGCGCGCCGAGGCCGAACTCTCTGATCGTGTGTTCGGCACATCAGCCCACCTGGAAGAGATCAGGCGCATGATCGTCAGTGGCCTGGGCGTCGGGCCCCTGCCCTTGCATGTGGCACGTGCCGATGTGGACTCGGGCATTCTGTGGCGACTACCGCCCTATGATGATCCACCGGCAATTGACGTAACACTCGCCTGGAATCCGAATGCCAGAAAAAACCGGGCCGAGATGATCGTTCATGAACTATTCCTGAAGAAGGTAGCATCCATGCCATTTTCTGAACGGGATTATTTTGTCTAG
- a CDS encoding AmiS/UreI family transporter yields MLLGLSLFYVGAVLVLNGIWLHGRIADNEIWVINVFSGIIACMVSFKLAFGVDADAESIKAAALTFLFGFTYFWIAINRFNKSDGKGLGWFSLFVAITAVPVALDTLMNASSIWQVWFGLSWVAWSFLWFLFFLLLALQKPIVKLTGTVATSVGVLTGWLPGYLLLDGVLK; encoded by the coding sequence ATGCTGCTGGGACTTTCACTATTTTACGTCGGTGCCGTGCTGGTTCTCAACGGTATCTGGCTTCACGGTCGTATTGCTGACAATGAAATCTGGGTCATCAATGTATTCTCGGGAATTATTGCCTGCATGGTGTCCTTCAAACTTGCCTTTGGCGTCGATGCCGATGCCGAATCTATCAAGGCTGCTGCGCTGACATTTCTCTTCGGCTTTACCTATTTCTGGATAGCCATCAATCGCTTCAACAAGTCGGATGGCAAGGGGCTTGGCTGGTTCAGCCTGTTTGTCGCGATCACTGCTGTGCCTGTTGCCCTTGACACTTTGATGAATGCATCGAGCATCTGGCAAGTCTGGTTTGGTCTATCCTGGGTGGCCTGGTCATTCTTGTGGTTTTTATTCTTTCTGCTGTTGGCTTTGCAAAAACCGATCGTGAAACTCACAGGAACTGTTGCCACGTCAGTGGGTGTGTTAACTGGCTGGTTGCCAGGGTATCTATTGCTCGATGGGGTGTTGAAATAG
- a CDS encoding RNA-guided endonuclease InsQ/TnpB family protein yields MKSTCIKVLKVRVKDRHAPLLRSMATEVNQVWNYCNELSDRMIRERGRWMSGFDFSAYTVGASKQFEHIGSSTIQETAEHYASKRYSAKRRKLRWRKSFGDKRSLGWVPFKARAAHWKHGQVFFAGSHFKVWDSFGLANYKFRAGCFTEDARGRWYFCICVSVDRTCPKGQDSIGIDLGLKTVATCSDGTVLEGRWYRHLEGKLAKAQRARRKRRTRAIHAKIRNRRADALHKFSRNLVNRCGEIYVGDVSSSKLTKTTMAKSALDASWASFKTMLDYKSQQAGIVYREINEAYTTRACSECGSLCGPQGIRALSVRDWQCVECGVQHDRDVNAARNILRLGAGHCAP; encoded by the coding sequence GTGAAATCAACATGCATCAAGGTTCTCAAAGTCAGGGTAAAAGATCGCCACGCGCCGCTTTTGCGCAGCATGGCGACTGAAGTCAATCAGGTATGGAACTACTGCAACGAGCTGTCTGATCGTATGATTCGGGAGCGTGGTCGATGGATGTCCGGATTTGACTTCTCTGCTTACACGGTTGGTGCGTCGAAGCAGTTCGAGCACATTGGCAGCAGTACGATTCAGGAAACGGCCGAACACTACGCCAGCAAACGCTACTCGGCAAAGCGTCGCAAGCTGAGGTGGCGCAAGAGTTTTGGCGATAAACGCTCGTTGGGGTGGGTGCCCTTCAAGGCTCGGGCAGCTCACTGGAAGCACGGGCAGGTCTTCTTTGCAGGTTCTCACTTCAAGGTATGGGACAGCTTCGGTCTTGCCAATTACAAATTCAGGGCAGGTTGTTTCACTGAGGATGCTCGCGGTCGATGGTATTTTTGCATCTGTGTCTCGGTTGATCGCACGTGTCCCAAGGGGCAAGACAGTATAGGTATCGATCTTGGTTTGAAAACCGTTGCCACCTGCAGCGATGGCACCGTGCTGGAGGGACGTTGGTATCGCCACCTGGAAGGCAAGCTTGCCAAGGCCCAACGGGCAAGACGCAAGCGGCGCACCCGGGCGATTCACGCAAAAATCAGGAATCGCAGAGCAGATGCCCTGCATAAATTCAGCCGCAACCTGGTTAATCGATGCGGTGAGATCTACGTGGGAGATGTCAGTAGCTCGAAGCTGACAAAAACCACGATGGCCAAGTCTGCGCTTGACGCTAGCTGGGCCAGCTTCAAGACAATGCTCGACTACAAGAGCCAGCAGGCCGGTATTGTCTATCGAGAAATCAATGAAGCCTATACCACGCGAGCGTGCTCCGAATGCGGAAGCCTGTGCGGGCCGCAGGGAATAAGAGCTCTTTCGGTAAGAGACTGGCAATGTGTTGAATGTGGTGTTCAGCATGATCGTGACGTTAACGCGGCTCGAAATATTCTCCGTCTCGGCGCAGGACATTGCGCTCCTTAG
- a CDS encoding ABC transporter permease, translating into MKDFWMRYSQNRGAVIGLFILLFIVIIAISAPFLFPQSPWKMVQRPFLAPFSTDGLPLGTDALGRNVLAGLAHGAYVSLIVGLVSTIAALAIGIPMGAIAGYFGGRVDDLMMRFTEFFQSIPSFALAIVLLVIFQPSLLFIILAIAIVSWPPVARLVRGEVLSLRTREFVEAATLSGLSHTSIILRHILPNALPPIIVLASLMVATAILLESSLSFLGLGDPNVMSWGFMIGAARTVMRTAWWLSFIPGVAILLTVLSLNLIGEGLNDALNPRLTRRGQ; encoded by the coding sequence ATGAAAGATTTCTGGATGCGTTATTCACAGAATCGCGGAGCCGTTATCGGTCTGTTCATTCTGCTGTTCATTGTCATTATCGCCATCAGCGCTCCATTCCTGTTTCCACAGAGTCCGTGGAAGATGGTGCAAAGACCGTTTCTGGCGCCGTTCAGCACCGATGGTCTGCCCTTGGGTACCGATGCGCTGGGGCGCAATGTGCTGGCAGGACTTGCACATGGTGCCTATGTGTCGCTGATAGTAGGTCTGGTCTCAACGATTGCGGCGCTCGCCATCGGTATTCCGATGGGAGCCATTGCAGGCTATTTCGGAGGTCGGGTAGATGATCTGATGATGCGTTTTACCGAGTTCTTTCAATCGATTCCCAGTTTTGCATTGGCAATCGTCTTGCTGGTCATCTTTCAACCCAGCTTGCTGTTCATCATCCTGGCCATTGCCATCGTGAGCTGGCCACCGGTGGCCAGACTGGTACGCGGTGAAGTCTTGAGCCTGAGAACACGTGAATTTGTTGAAGCGGCAACGCTTTCCGGCCTGAGTCACACCTCTATAATTCTGCGCCATATCCTGCCCAACGCTTTGCCGCCGATCATTGTTCTGGCCTCCCTGATGGTCGCCACGGCCATTCTGCTGGAAAGCTCCCTGTCCTTTCTGGGCCTGGGCGATCCCAATGTCATGTCATGGGGTTTCATGATTGGTGCAGCACGAACGGTCATGCGTACCGCCTGGTGGTTGTCCTTTATACCCGGTGTGGCGATCCTGTTGACCGTGCTGTCGCTCAACCTGATTGGTGAAGGGCTTAATGATGCCTTGAACCCGCGTTTGACGAGAAGAGGCCAATGA
- a CDS encoding FmdB family zinc ribbon protein — translation MPVYDYVCNNCGPHEFRRDYEDRDKAMECSQCQSPLSRAWLTAPRQSVTSAHTRHAMDVNELSSNVPKMSRDQDPRQMPHPASCGCCGSGKSKSKATVTAANGAKSFPGKRPWMISH, via the coding sequence ATGCCAGTCTACGACTATGTGTGTAATAACTGCGGTCCTCATGAGTTCCGTCGCGACTACGAAGACAGAGACAAGGCAATGGAATGCAGTCAATGTCAGTCACCGCTGAGTCGGGCCTGGTTGACAGCGCCACGTCAGAGCGTCACATCAGCACATACGCGACATGCCATGGATGTCAATGAGCTTTCATCGAATGTACCGAAAATGTCGCGCGATCAAGATCCGCGTCAGATGCCGCATCCAGCCAGTTGCGGTTGTTGTGGATCAGGAAAATCCAAGTCGAAGGCGACAGTGACAGCAGCCAATGGGGCCAAGTCATTCCCTGGCAAACGGCCGTGGATGATCAGCCACTAG